ccgagctgatctccctgtgctatgcggctgtcccccactagctatctattttacgtttggtagtatatatatgtccatgccactctctcacttctgatgatatctcattgtagttttgatttgcatttctctaatgattaatgatgttgagcattctttcatgtgtttgttggcagtctgtatatcttctttggagaaatgtctatttaggtcttctgcccatttttggattgggttgtttgtttttttgatattgagctgcatgagctgcttataaattttagagattaatcctttgtcagttgcttcatttgcaaatacttgttcccattctgagggttgtcttttcgtcttgtttatggtttcctctgctgtgcaaaagctttgaagtttcattaggtcccttttgtttatttttgtttttctttccatttctctaggaggtgggtcaaaaaggatctcgctgtgatttatgtcatagtgttttgcctatgttttcctctaagagtttgatagtttctggccttacatttaggtctttaatccattttgagcttatttttgtgtatggtgttaggcagtgatctaatctcattcttttacatgtacctgtccagttttcccagcaccacttattgaagagtctgtcctttctccactgtacattcctgcctcgtttaccaaagataaggtgaccatatgtgcgtgggtttgtctctgggctttctatcctgttccactgatctatctttcaGAAGATAagtatcagaatggccatcattaaaaaatctagaaacaataaatgctggagagggtgtggagaaaagggaacactcttgcactgctggtgggaatgtgaattgagtGCTTACTTTGTGTGTGgcttacatatattattttttctaattctctgAAACAACCTCATGAGGTGtaagtattatctccattttacagatgagaaagtcaTGATTTAGAGAGGGTAGATAACTTCCTAAAATTGCACAGCTAATAAATAGGATAGAGCATGAGTTTTACTCCAGGTTTATCTGATTTTGCAGCTTACACATATTAGCATTATGTTAAATTGGTTacactttaaaaatgcatttacatacttaaaaatattttggttgaTTGCAAATTAGGTTTAAGGCCCTTCTTCTTTGTTTATTAAGAAAAAGTGGGATATCCTTGGTGGTGCagagaatccatctgccaatgcaggggacatgggtttgagcccttgtctgggaagatcccacatgctgcagagcaactaagcccatgcaccacaactactgagtctgagcgctagagcccgtgagccacaactactgaagcctagagcctgtgctctgcaacaagagaagccaccccaatgagaagcccgtgcactgcaatgaagagtagcccctgctcgccgcaactagagaaagcccacgcgcagtaacaaagacccaatgcagccaaaaaaaaaaaaaaacgtatctaagggaatttcctggtggtccagtggttaggactccgtgctttcactgcccagggcatgggttcattccctggttggggaaataagatcctgcaggcGTCGCAGAGTGACACCGTCCCccccaggaaaaaagaaaaaaatgtatctgaaaTCTAAATGCAAGAGACCTGGGACCAGTGTGTCTGGGCTTCTGTTATATAGCTCTGCCActaagtagctgtgtgaccttcggcaagttacttaatctctcttgaattttattttcctcatttctatAAGTTGGGAGTGCCAGTTTGtggctcaataaatactagctattaacttccattaaaagaaaaatctctacTCATAGGAGAGGAAAACTATTGGTGAATTGAGAACCTGCCACAATAGCTGTTGATATATGAGAACTATAATATTGCACAATAAACAAAGAACATAGATAAGGGCACTGGGTGCTATAAAGCCAATAGTCTGGGATTCTGTTATCCTGGTCCATTATCATATTTGTTTAACTTTGAGCTGATACTGTAAGCTgttaaagtactttttttttttggtggatgtGAGATGATTTCCCTCAGGGTTCTGGAGCTTGGAAATGTTTAGGATCGGTATTCTGACCTGAAAGGCAGCATGTATGTGGATATAAACCATCCCAAATTAGAGTAAGAGGCTTTAGCACAGATATTGGAATAGAAAGTAAATAATACTctattttttctctagttgtcaTTTGTACCTGCTTAGAGAATGAATCTGAATCTTTGCTTAGGGTAAAATGTAATTAAAGACTAAGTGCATCATTTTTAAGCTGTGTCCTGATTTATTTGCACTGGGTAAGCAGTGATAGCAGTGTGCAAATCTGGGATATCCGAGCCTAAAAATAATCTTGAAACACTAGCTTGgaaattctctgtactttctttGATTTAATTTCAAGTAACATGTACATTCCggaaggacacagcagtgagatgtAATACTGTGTTCTTCCCTTGCAGTGGGTAATTCCAGAATTGGTTGGCCATACTATTGTCACTGTATTAATGCTCATTTCATTGCACTGGTTCATCTTCCTTCTCAACTTGCCTGTTGCCACTTGGAATATATATCGGTGAgtacagtttgtttatttatacatATGAGTACTGGTAGCAtaaagttcacccatttaaactATACTATCCAATATGTTTTTGGTATATTTATAGATGTaagcaaccatcaccacaacgtatttaagaacattttcatcacccccaaaagaagccCTATGTCCTTTAGAagtcactcccctcccccagctctagGCAACTGCTAGTCTCCTTTCTGTCTTTGTAAAATAACCTGTTCTGGACAGACATATCATTTAAAAGAGATCAATATGTGATCttttatggcttctttcacttagcataatattttcagggttcatccatgccgtgtcatgtatcagtactttattcctttttattgtggaataatattccattgtatggcaatactacattttgcttatccGTTTGCAATTAATGGGCATTTGAGTTTCCACTTTTtgcctattataaataattctatgaacattcatgtgcatattttttttcattaaaattattcttttaatttaccaAAATGCAATGTGatcatgtcttttttttattattaacatctttattggagtataattgctctacaatggtgtgttagtttctgctttataacaaagtgaatcagccatacatatacatatatccccatatctcctccctcttgcgtctccctcccaccctccctatcccacccctctaggtggtcacaaagcaacgagctgatctccctgtgctatgtggctgcttcccactagctatcgattttacgtttggtagtgtatatatgtccatgccactctctcacttcatcccagcttacccttccccctccccatgtcctcaagtccattctctacgtctgcatctttattcctgtcctgcccctgtccctgcccagggaatttttttctttcttaagattccatatatatgtgttagcatatggtatttgtttttctctttctgacttactttactctgtatgacagactctaggtccatccgcctcactacaaataactcaatttcgtttccttttatggttgagtaatattccattgtatgtatgtgccacatcttctttatccattcatctgttgatggacacttaggttgcttccatctcctggctatatAGCTCTGCCActaagtagctgtgtgaccttgggcaagttacttaatctctcttgaattttattttcctcatttctatAAGTTGGGAGTGCCAGTTTGtggctcaataaatactagctattaacttccattaaaagaaaaatagatagagatagagctgcaatgaacattttggtacatgactctttctgaattatgattttctcagggtatacgcccaagtggtgggattgctgggtcatatggtagttctatttttagttttttaaggaacctccatactgttctccatagtggctgtattaatttacattcccatcaacagtgcaagagggttcccttttctccacaccctctccagcatttattgttcgtagattttttgatgaaggccattctgaccagtgtgaggtaatatctcattgtagttttgctttgcatttctctaatgattagtgatgtagagcatcctttcatgttcatgtgcatatttttgtgtggacatatattttcatttcttttaggagtggaattgctgggtcatatggtataaCTCTATGGTTTGaccttttgaggaactacctGAGTGTTCAAAagcagctgcactattttacGTTTCCACCAACTGTGTATGAAGGttacagtttctccacatccctgccaacactttttgttgtgtcttttttattttagctgtctTATtgaatgtgaagtggtatctcattgtggtttcgatttacattccctagtgactaatgatgttgagtactttttaatgtgcttattagccattcatatatcttccttgctctatatgtttttaattaatttcttttttattgaattatagttcatgtacaatattatatgttacaggtgtacagtatggtgattcacaatttttagaggttatactacatttatagctattatagaatattggttatattctgtgttgtacagtatatccttgtagcttattttatacatttgctGCATATGTTTTTGATTAGCTAAGTTGGCATGATATAAATTATGCTTTGGGAAGATTTTTCTGGAAGGATTATATAGTATTGATTGGATGGAAAAGAGGCAGGAGGTAGGGAAACCAGTTCAGAGACGGGGGTGAGATAATATAGTACTGGAATAGAGTTGTGATAGTGGGAATGAAAAAGATAGGgctagggcttcccaggtggcgcagtggttgagagtccgcctgccgatgcaggggacatgggttcgtgccccggtccaggaagatcccacatgccgcggagcagctgggcccgtgagccatggccgctgagcctgcgcgtccggagcctgtgctccgcaacgtgagaggccacaacagtgagaggcccgcgtaccaaaaaaaaaacaaacaacaagataGGGCTATATAAGTGGTGATAGGAAGGAAGAATGGACAAGAGTTTAACCTATTGCCTAtgaaagatgaagagagaagTCACAATTGAGTAAGAGAAAGTTTTTAAGGACTACTGAGGAAGTGGTGACACTCCTGTTAGATAAGCTAGCAGTCAGAGAAGGATAAGACTCTTTGAGACTACAGATGGTCCTCGATTTACAATAGTTTGACTTTTGATTTTTCGACTTCATGATGGTGTGAAAATGATACACATTTCAGTATAAACCGTATttcgaattttgaattttgatctgtTTCTGGACTAGCGATATGCGGTACGAAGCTTTCTTGTAAtgttataaaataggctttgtattagacgattttgcccaactgtaggctaatgtaagtgttctgagcatgtttaaggtaggctaggctaagctgtgATGTTCGGTAGGTTAGGTGTGTTAATTGCATTTTCAATTTTTGATGGGTTTATCATGATATAATACCATTGTAAATCGAGGAAAATAGGTATTGAGTTGAGATGCTATCCAGATATTCATTTGTAAATACCATATATACCGTTTATTCAGCCATAGATGGGCTACTGGGATTGGGGGGAGAATTTAGATTTGTGAAACTCAGAGAGCCATTTGCATTTCAAAGAAGTCATAATTGAGAAACCAAATGTGTGGCGAGAGTGAGGAACCCAAAGTTGGACTAGAGAAGCTTGGACATGCGAGAAGGAAGAGGTCATGATCAGTGCTAGGTTAGGACATGCATGCTGTGCAGATGGCACAGTTGGGATTCAGAAGCCTAGACGCTTAAACTCACTGATCCTCTCAAAGTAACccaattttcttatttgtaaaaggaATCATttggggaagaaggagaagatTATCATATGTAATACTATATACACAgtggtatttaataaatatgaaatgttATGTGTTATCTCAAGAGGCCCAAAGACTCCACAGCGTGTTAAACACAGTatcttgaagatttttttttaagtttgagtcTGAGTCTGTGTGAGCACTGAGTTGAATTGGTCTGGATATGGAACTCGGTGTGTGCTTACTGTGCCCTTTAGGTTCCGTATTGTCTTTGTAGCCCTGTTCTCATTCCCTCACTGTGGTCATACCTCCATCACTATAAAATGTACATCTCTTATTtgtcaaaatattattatttaacttaatatttacataaaaattaatttaaaataaaatttatattttaattaaatgtaatcTGTACTTTTTAAGTGTCATGTAAAGTTAGGCACTGCGTTTGCATCTGAACTCTCCATTTACTGTCTTAACTGAAGAGTTTTATTTTACCACAGTAGCATTTATTCGAAATCATTTCTGCCTTCTTTAAATTGCTCTTTTCAAGTAGGTACCGTTTATTAACCATGCAGATTGAGACATATCTGTTGATCAGCAGGAGCACCAAACATGAGGATTCTATTTGGGATATAGAATCTCTCTTTTTAgtatcatctgtgaaatgggaataattatgtTTGACACAAAGATGTAAGTGTTAAACATAAAGACAACTTGCAGAGATGTTGTGAAGGTGAAGAGAATTGCATTAATTAAGTTAGAACCTTGTAGATAAAGAAGTTTCTAAGAACTTGATAAAGTTGGTTTGGTTTTGGGGCCCCCTTCACTTGTGTCTCATGGAAGACAGCTATAGAGGTATTACCGATTCAGTAGTTTTCTACAGAAGATGGGTAAAAGGGTCTCAGTGCATAAAATATCCTTCTCTAGAGTGTTAATGTATTTGTTTCAGAGGGCAGAAATTACACCTAAAATTAATAGTATTGTATTTTCAAAGGAAGACTAAGGCATGGCCTGTGACATCATTATAATACCTTGTCCATATTTGGTCATATAAGGCGGCGATGATTGGTTCATTTTTGAAGGTTGATTATTACTGGTTtacttatttttgaatatttatgcTGATGATTTGATTTTCCTTCTAATGTGTGTGCATCCTTTAATTTACCAGGTTCATTATGGTGCCAAGTGGTAACATGGGAGTGTTTGATCCAACAGAAATACACAATCGAGGGCAGCTGAAGTCACACATGAAAGAAGCCATGATCAAGCTTGGTTTCCACCTGCTCTGTTTCTTCATGTATCTTTATAGGTGAGTTTACAGTCCTGGCGTTTTCCTGGATGCCATATGCTTTTGACGGGTGAGGTATTACTATACCGTAGGATTTTGTATTAACATTGCAGAGCTTTTGGGGATTATGTGAATTTCTTGTGGCTGTGTAGATTTTTTATGTCATGTCATTGAATCAGGATTCCATTCTGTCTGACCTGGAGTAGAGTTACTCTGTGTTATTAGTTACTCCTTAGCTGTTGAGGCTATCAACATGCTTTAAACTGTCTTTGCTGTTCTTTCGCTCCCCTGGTATCCAGCTGTGAGGTCTCACTGCCTGTTATAAACATTACTATATGTACCCTCAGAGAGTTTCCCACTCCTGGGTCTTCGGGGGACCAGAGCACTGGCAGCAGCTCTCAACAACTTATATCCACGTTGGGCTGATCTTTCTTGGCATTAAGGAATTTAGGTGTGATGCCTTTTCTCCGGGATGCAAGTGGTCTGTTCGGGTAAAATTTCATCAGTCTTCCAGTTAGATTGGAAGTAAGAATTAATATG
This sequence is a window from Globicephala melas chromosome 1, mGloMel1.2, whole genome shotgun sequence. Protein-coding genes within it:
- the CNIH4 gene encoding protein cornichon homolog 4 isoform X1, producing MEAAVFVFSLLDCCALIFLSVYFIITLSDLECDYINARSCCSKLNKWVIPELVGHTIVTVLMLISLHWFIFLLNLPVATWNIYRFIMVPSGNMGVFDPTEIHNRGQLKSHMKEAMIKLGFHLLCFFMYLYSMILALIND
- the CNIH4 gene encoding protein cornichon homolog 4 isoform X3, which gives rise to MEAAVFVFSLLDCCALIFLSVYFIITLSDLECDYINARSCCSKLNKWVIPELVGHTIVTVLMLISLHWFIFLLNLPVATWNIYRNTQSRAAEVTHERSHDQAWFPPALFLHVSL
- the CNIH4 gene encoding protein cornichon homolog 4 isoform X2, which encodes MLISLHWFIFLLNLPVATWNIYRFIMVPSGNMGVFDPTEIHNRGQLKSHMKEAMIKLGFHLLCFFMYLYSMILALIND